Below is a window of Leptidea sinapis chromosome 4, ilLepSina1.1, whole genome shotgun sequence DNA.
gaagtattgccgtgctctattaatgacgcccagtttcttagaagccaatttggctttgccttccagatgaccacgaaattggcaatcgctcgagatttcgagacctagtattccgatattaggcgaggctttgagggaagtgttgtcgaagagcggtgatacgacaaatggggtttttttagtggtaaacgcgtaaacttgagtcttctggaggttaaattggacaaggttgtatatatatatatatatatatacttatttagtaaaacggctttactcacgttttatcggtgtgggtaccgataATAGTGCCGAcgatcacgtagtggacattgtgagtacattttgttCACCcatggacaccaatagtgacacagtGTCAGTAATACTCGTCATCACCACCGAAGccccccgccctgtccagccgcgcactacgagcccaagtccgcagtaagaaatcggacgttatcgcgaaccgaccacaccctgatgaaggacctccgaattgtccgaaactagtcggtaccgataccgataaaacgtgagtaaagccgtatcctctctatatatatatatatatataatgaaaatggtctttgtttgaggctcaatctcGCCTAAAGCCTGATCGTATctacatgaaactaccaccattcgatgcgagatttatcctagatggtttacggctacttatttttttattgtatttgtaataatatgaataagatataatttatttcattttaaaatttgctCAAGGAAGCGGGCTTTTGGGATAATTATCGCAaagaaaatattcttaaaactaAATATGTATCGCAAAATTGAACAAATACCTGACACCATCAGCCTTCCATGACACCCGATATGGCATCATACTTAACTTGCTAATATTTTCCAAATCCATGGAAACTGGTTGTGACCCAGGGAATCCTGTGCTGTCCCATTTACAATATGACTGGACTAACTTCTGGACCTCACTCAGTCGTGGCTGGGTATGTAATGGTTCCACACCATGTATGCCAGGCATGAAGGTTGTCTTTGTAATCACCCTTTCCTTCTTACCTTTTTTAGATCTAAAAGacaaaaaataagtattaaagtATATCCCACTTGGATTGtcattattataacttattatatttCAACAATGGAATATGAGAAGAGAAGCTCTACAAGGCAGGATTGGCACAGATGCGTGGAAGCCAACCTGGGAACCAATAACAACATCAAACGCAAAATGTTTCtggcaatattattaaattactgggtaaatgagactttacatcttatgtgtcaaggtgacgagcgcaattgtaatgccactcagaatttttgggcttttcaagaatcccgagcggcactgcattgtaatgggtattgcgtatcaattaccatcagctgatcgtctcgtcccgtattttcataaaaaaaaaagtacctaTGCTGATAGAGTTTTGTTTCTACCATGAAGtgtgaaagttatttatttttatgtgaaatcTAATTCGGCTTCAAACAGctgtaatgttttatttaaaaaatttgccATCTTAGTggctttttaaaaaaatcacttgacccttgtacattaataaattattgtaaggcGGTTCAAATTTCGcggaaattaatattattaacccGGCGTTTGGAGAACTTTAtactatttattgttaataaactagaaattaaataatttacattccctaataataaagataaattatagAACTTACTTTTTATGGGTTCGTGAGCTCTGGGAAGCCTGCGAATTGCTTGGAACTTCTTCATCATCGAATTCTTCTTCCTCTTCTATGGGAGTAAAAAGATGTTTCACAAGTTAAAGTctaaataaacaaactaaaaataaactgttttaaATTAGGCTTAAGCTTAGCGCTTTTGAATGCTCaccataaatatttgttttgcattactgaatctaccatatgttcggaaaaagctcctgagaaaaacatacaagaaactccaCAGCCACTCTTTTGAGTCAATTAGAGTATGTAAGTATTAGAATTGAGGCATACTGGGCAAAATGCAATACTAGGTATGACTgtgactcaaaagtaacagtgacaaatacctgttacaaaatactagctgttactAAGTACTCGTATCAGTAACCAGTAACAGCTGTTACTCAAATAACAGTTGTTATTTTTGATAcctgttatttttgatatcttgtcacagtgacaactgtgttatattttattacctgtgacgataaatacgtcttacctctagtaagtattttacaatggctgtaaaagGTATACAAGACATatttgtttgtaaggtgctTCATCCAATACATTATGAATCACGTTCAAggttaaaagtgttttaaatataaaaccttTAGAGATTGGATTCATTGTTTGTCCCAGGAATGCTTGGTGAACATGGTGAACATGATAGTCGTGCTTACTgtcttataataaattatttaataactataaGAGGTCGACCTGGCACAAAACAGAACCTGTTCACGAGTtgatgcatggaccagccattgtTCCCTCCACACATATTTGAGGAAAGGGAAGGGAAGCCACTGTAGTGAGCATAATAACCCATGTTATTATAGCAAACATGAGTAGCATACTTTAAGAATTCTACTCAACAAGTTTTGGCAATCTTAAGTCTGTATTAATAATTTCCCCATTCACAATGCCATATGGAAAACAATcagcactttaaaaaaaaagtaatagaatataaatataatattgaagcCAGTATTCTGAGTGACAGTGGCTATCCAAAAAGAGTGGAAATATTAAGAAGCACAGAAAACATCATGGCAACAAAAATACAAGCAATGGGTGGCAATAAAAGCTGATATTAGGCGTTTTTTATAAGCTTTTTCTTTGTATAACATATTATGAACCTAAGAAAAGGAAagcttgtaaaaataaatactttttttttagtttcaatgaACAAACTGTTTTAATTCTATAAAACTGCTAGAAAGCAAATATGTATGTGACACTTATCTATCAGACACTGTAAAAAGTAGCTTtcaaaatacattattaaaataaattactataaatattattattttattaactaattaGTTAACTACTTCTTGAAACTTAAAACTCTGGTGGGTCGGTTTTTTGCATGCAAGTGCAAGATTGCAACCATGAGAAACAGAGAGCTCCAGATTGCTTAAtggatttatataataaaaaaaaatacaaaatacttaccatTACACCAGTCTGGTCTAGGAGGAGCCACAGGTTTAAAATCCTCGTCATAATAAATCTTCGAAAGCTCATCAATATAGTCTTGTTTGTATATACCTGGGTGCctgaaacattttcatttaaatttactaGATATAGATATTTTGGGACACTAGGTTAAAGGtgatataaatgtttatttatataagagggggcaaaaaggcaagaggctcacatgATGGGAATGTTGAGGAACCCCTTGTGTATATACTTACCAAATTGACAAGGGATCAAGagataaattaactttattgtacataaaaaatcttatttgcataaaatatttttaaattgacataatacaatataatcTTAGATTGCCTGTGAGCAGTGAATAATCATTTTGATTACTGCTGTGATAATTCACAATAAGAAATAGATCATTTTTAGCACTGACACTGCACTTTCATAAATAGATTTTGCTGGTTAAAAggaaataattgtatttttttttaaattaaattctttgaaaaaaatagtgtgtacatttacataaaaaacaaattttaatactatgtAAATGTAAACTCTGTTACTCTTTTGCAGCTAAAATACCCATCAGTACATAAGTAGGCAACAGACCTCCAGTATTTTACATCATTctctactaaaaaaaaaacaaatttaaccaTTCCAGATCAACATGGATGGTAAGAATAATTTACTTagcctggccataaatactgttacaattaaaaataaacaaaattagggACTATGGCCATATTTCCTATGAGAGAACTTATTGACACATGGTTAGACAgatttgctgtgaaacaatttcattataacaacaagaagcatattttacgaaataattatttacaaattcataaaaaacagtattttatctataatgtacagaacaatgtctttccggtcagctagtaatatataatagtaataaggTATCACCTTCCATTAGAAAATTCTGCTAAAGCTCCACCAAGGCTGCAATCTAATTGGTCCACCATAAATGAGACCAGCATGAAGCCTGTTCTATTGAAGCCATGGGTGCAATGGACACCAATTATTTCTTGTGGATGTTGTGAGATAAACTTGGCAACTAAGTTAATAAACTCCCTGAAAGGAAAAGATTTTTCTGTGCAAGTATATTGGAGGAGAGGTTCGTCTTTAGTGGTGGGtatcttaaataaaacaagtcAGAGCAGCAAAAATGTTACAAacattgtgtaattaatatatttgaccATCATTATGGCAGATAAACTATTAGTTGTGAGAAAATGAATGTATCAATGTTTCCAGATTGATAAAACACAGGTGTATTTTATACTCACCTAAATGGTTTCTCACCATGATTCCTCTGTATTGCAACAGAGTATAGGTTGTGGTTATGACTGACCTACAGGTGGCCAATTTGCGACCATGtatctatcataaaaaaaacatagaacagAAAGAGTGATCTTGCAATGAATATGTAaagctattataaaaaaaaatattaaagaaatttaaaaaaataaagaggaATTTAGATTGATTACCTTGTTTTTTCAGGAGTTGGTGTTTCTCCATGGCCACGACATGATAGTTTAACATATTTACAATCCATTTTTTCAATCTCTCTTCTGTCATAAAAACGATCTGTATTTGTTAAATCAATCCATAGCCCAAGTTTCATCTGAAATGGTAGTCACATAGACAtagtatttgattttttttggtCAGTTTTAAAACAACATATTGATGATTTACTTACTTTCAAACTATTCTTAATATAATCAAAGAGCATAGATGGAGTAAAACGGTTTCCTTCGGGCACTTTATCATTGAACTGATTACCAAGTGGAGTCTTGAATGCAACGAACTTTTTAGCTATCAAAGTAGTGGATTTTCTTGGGCAGTTCAACCATCGATTTGGTATAGGTCCAGGGTCTCTATGTGCCATGgtgatattaaatattgtaacggTATACGTACGTTATTATTACTTAATCCTAGTCCGACggatacatattaaatttattagacTAAAGCTAAATAAAAAGGTAGCAATATGCTTCGTAAATAGTATaccaatttataataaatacattttgctGTTTAGAATAATTGTagaaaattgcaaaatatgagAAAATCACTTCACctctgttttttattaaaatgtcacTGTCAAATATGAATGTCAAGAATGTAGAATGCAAGCATAGAAGATGTAGCTGAAGTAAATTCTTCTACACACTTTCCTACTCTATATCAGCTGGctgatataaaaatgttttaatcttattaaaaaaaactaaatcatACTACATATCGGGTGACTTCTAATTCTACTGGCGTCACAGTTTGTGTAGCAGTTATTAACACCTAACTCACGTAGGGCTTGGGATGCTGACTTCCTTAAACACAGGGGGATACATACAGAACGCAAATTCATGGGCTGGAGAGACTCAAAgtgtattattatcattataacattataaaacaattcatgGCAAGAATTTCTTAAAGCAACACTTGTCGATGCTGccagtttatattattattagcaataaTGACAACGCTATGAAAAGTGACAACATATCAGCTATTTCACTTTAATATAAGACGTAGAAAGAGATAAACTTACTGTTATCTTTTAGTAGTTGTCAGAACTGATATTTGCTCACACTCTGCCTGCCATTTTGTAACATAGAAGGGagataaaaaatagttttatggtttttaaattatttaaaatcctTGCCAATTTTATTAAGATCCACAACAAATGCATAAATGGACGCTTCGTCCATCATAACTCAGGTGTCACGGGATGACGAGCAGTTAAACAACTATGGATCCGAAAGAGGTAAATCAGAACCAAGCTGCACCTGTTACCCACTGCCATCAAATTAGAGCGTATAGTGTTACGGCTAAGCAAGTTATTAAGTGCTAGTGAATATAATGGAAACGTCAAAGTGAATTGCGAAGTTGTAAAACTTCGTTATTGTGTATTGTGACAGTGGATTTCGAAGTAAACAATTGAAACATGTTGATACGAAAACATTCGCTGGTGCAACCTTGAAGGATTGTCTAAGCCAAACCCACACTATATTACCATGAACATCCGTGTATGTTGCATTAAAGAGTTCAAcgtgtaaattaattaaaaaactgttttagGACCGCTTCCAGGTGTACAGCAAAATGAAGGGGATGGTGGTACCCCAGTTTCGGGTTCGACCCCTATCGGTAGTAAAAAGTCAAGTGGTACTGGAGGATTCCTGCGATCTTTATTGTGTTGTTGGAGAGGAGGACGAGGCAAGGGTCCTCCTAGTGGGAATGGCACCAACAGTATTGATGGAAGGGCCTCCCCACCACTGCTTGTTATGTCAGACCATGCTCCTCGACCACTACTGCCACCCGTGAGACATCAAGATATGCACAAAAAATGTATGGTAATAGATCTGGATGAAACATTAGTGCATAGCTCATTTAAGGTAAGATTTTCTTGtcttgatattattttaatgaatagaGTACTAATTTTAATCATTAATATGCCCACATTAAATCTCCAGGGGCTGAATGCTGTCTTAGTTACTTGAGTATTAACATGAATATGGCCTTATATCAGGTATACATATTATGGTAGTGTTTGGATGCCAATGTTATCACTggtttattatcattttatcaaATGACAATCAATGTCAACAAAAATAGTATTCAAGTATTTGTTTCCACTGTGATAAGTACACTCATTgataattaagttatttatcaACTATACacattgattaaaataaatatcaggCCATGTAACCAGAGTAGCCTAACTAAATTTCTTAATACtctaaacttataatttttaacagtTTATTGGCAGAACTGTTTAATTTGGTGGACCTTAATTAATACCACCTTGTTCTTTAAATTCTTCACAGGTGTGTGTGAATGATATGATAAGTAATACGGCCTAGTGGGTATAAGTCTGTCAACTTAACTCCATACCTGGCTCAAGTGACAAAAACAGTTTAAATTAACCAGGccagtaaaaattaaatgtcaCACTAAATTTCCagtccaattttttttttttagttttatggtCACTTACTGagcataaaatcacaaaatgCTTCAATCCAAGTGCTATCttgaaaacatttattaaattaggtgttactttgcggactTTCTctcgtctcgtgccagattttggcgagacaacacatcctgaggatgccttgtgtagaggcgaaacacatgtcgaattgttttaaagacaaatattggaggaattaacactaaagaaaacttaaataatttgtataatcttGGAAACATTTTTCGCAGATATCTCAGACACAATACACTTAAGGGCAATAAGTTATTGAGACCATTATTATATAGAATTAAATTTTGCATCTTTTATATCCTGTAAACTTATTTGTAAAACTGGCCATGTAATGAACTGGTTGTTCTATATTGGCTGAGAACTCTTAATATATTGgattaatcaaaaaaaaaattaatctatCCATTCTTGTAGATCAGTTTATttttctacaacttttgtttaaaactttttttctaCTGTCCATACTTTTTGtattatatgaaatttaatGTTACCACTACCAGGGGTAAAGTCGAAAATTTCAAGTTAGGCactgaataaaataatacaaataaattttaaaaatatccagattctttatgtatataaaaattaaaagttaataaCCTTATTTGCAATAGTAAcaaactttttatatatttttttatatcatacaacataattttt
It encodes the following:
- the LOC126979896 gene encoding mRNA-capping enzyme → MAHRDPGPIPNRWLNCPRKSTTLIAKKFVAFKTPLGNQFNDKVPEGNRFTPSMLFDYIKNSLKMKLGLWIDLTNTDRFYDRREIEKMDCKYVKLSCRGHGETPTPEKTREFINLVAKFISQHPQEIIGVHCTHGFNRTGFMLVSFMVDQLDCSLGGALAEFSNGRHPGIYKQDYIDELSKIYYDEDFKPVAPPRPDWCNEEEEEFDDEEVPSNSQASQSSRTHKKSKKGKKERVITKTTFMPGIHGVEPLHTQPRLSEVQKLVQSYCKWDSTGFPGSQPVSMDLENISKLSMMPYRVSWKADGVRYMMLIEDKDKVYMIDRDNCVFQVHGLTFLHNTEKRHLKKTLLDGEMVVDTEHGENKHRFLCYDIIRFEDMNVGKEAFYPVRLTCLDKEIIRPRTRAIEEGFIKKEREPFRVVLKYFWDVTMTEQLLGEKFAKTLHHEPDGLIFQPSKEPYVPGPCEDVLKWKPGHMNSVDFLLKIAVESGPGILPRKVGQLYVGSQSVPFAHLRMTKSIKHLHNKIIECKFENNEWMFMRQRTDKSYPNSYSTAMSVCNSIQYPVTKEALIHYIATQRFKDDSELMAAPSKRRRT